A genomic region of Glycine max cultivar Williams 82 chromosome 15, Glycine_max_v4.0, whole genome shotgun sequence contains the following coding sequences:
- the LOC102669476 gene encoding putative pentatricopeptide repeat-containing protein At1g03510, with translation MLPLNLKLCLITLLSLLLACVNLVAFNLIKEIHGCAVRNSIHLHHQLSSALIEVFERCGSLRCASLVFEKMRDEDKDVVMWSNLIPTCTFHGEAEACNHVGLVDEAVWYFARMSGEYGVEAGSDHYSCLVNVLGRAGRLQEAYEVIKGMSVKVTEKAWEGLLGACKNFEELRLAKVASRALVEVESGNAANYVL, from the exons ATGTTACCCCTTAACCTAAAATTGTGCTTAATTACACTTTTGTCCTTGCTCCTTGCTTGTGTTAACCTTGTcgcttttaatttaatcaaagagATCCATGGTTGCGCCGTGAGGAACTCCATCCACCTGCATCACCAGTTGAGCAGTGCTTTGATTGAAGTGTTTGAGAGATGTGGTTCTCTTCGTTGTGCAAGTTTGGTGTTTGAGAAAATGAGGGATGAGGATAAAGATGTGGTTATGTGGAGCAATTTGATCCCTACGTGCACCTTCCACGGTGAGGCGGAG GCTTGCAATCATGTTGGGTTGGTGGATGAGGCGGTGTGGTATTTTGCAAGGATGAGTGGGGAGTATGGTGTGGAGGCTGGGAGTGATCATTATTCGTGCTTGGTGAATGTTTTGGGGAGGGCTGGGAGGTTGCAGGAGGCTTATGAGGTGATCAAGGGGATGTCGGTGAAGGTGACGGAAAAGGCGTGGGAGGGGCTGCTTGGGGCGTGCAAGAATTTCGAGGAGCTGAGGCTGGCAAAGGTTGCATCAAGGGCATTGGTGGAGGTGGAGTCAGGGAATGCAGCTAATTATGTGCTATAG
- the LOC100499624 gene encoding citrate synthase isoform X1, which produces MVLGGMRGMTALVWLGSAVDPDEGIRFRGMSIPECQKKLPGAFTGGEPLPEAVLWLLLTGKIPSKAQVDSLSKELRSRATIPDYAYKAIDALPVSAHPMTQFTTGVMALQVQSEFQKAYEGGIAKARYWEPTYEDTMNLIARLPAIAAYIYRRKYKDGKIIPLDDSLDYGANYAHMLGFDDPEMLEFMRLYISIHSDHEGGNVSSHTAHLVASPLSDPYLAFAAALNGLAGPLHGLANQEVLRWIRSIVAEFGTPNISTEQLADYINKTLSRGQVVPGYGHGVLRQTDPRYTCQREFALKHLPNDPYFQLVSKIKEVVPPILTKLGKVKNPWPNVDAHSGVLLNYYGLTEENYYTVLFGVSRSFGVGPQLIWDRALGMPLERPKSVTLEKLEQLVAKSS; this is translated from the exons ATG GTACTTGGTGGAATGAGAGGAATGACAGCTTTAGTATGGCTAGGCTCAGCTGTTGACCCGGATGAG GGAATTCGCTTTAGGGGCATGTCAATTCCTGAATGCCAGAAAAAGCTTCCAGGTGCTTTTACTGGTGGGGAGCCTTTACCTGAGGCTGTACTGTGGCTTCTATTGACAGGAAAG ATACCAAGCAAAGCGCAAGTTGACTCATTATCCAAGGAATTGCGAAGTCGTGCAACTATCCCag ATTATGCTTATAAGGCAATTGATGCATTGCCTGTTTCTGCTCATCCAATGACTCAATTCACAACTGGTGTCATGGCCCTTCAG GTGCAGAGTGAGTTTCAGAAGGCATATGAGGGTGGGATAGCTAAGGCAAG GTATTGGGAGCCAACTTATGAGGATACAATGAATCTAATTGCTCGTTTGCCAGCCATTGCTGCTTATATTTATCGACG GAAATACAAGGATGGAAAAATCATACCGTTGGATGATTCTTTGGATTATGGTGCAAACTATGCTCACATGTTAGGGTTTGATGATCCGGAAATGCTGGAGTTTATGAGGCTGTATATTTCCATCCACAG TGATCACGAAGGTGGCAATGTTAGTTCACACACAGCCCACCTA GTTGCTAGTCCGCTATCAGATCCTTATCTTGCATTTGCAGCTGCTTTGAATGGGTTAGCTGGGCCCCTGCATGGTTTGGCCAATCag GAGGTTCTACGATGGATCAGATCAATAGTTGCAGAGTTTGGAACTCCTAACATAAGTACAGAACAATTGGCTGACTACATTAATAAAACTTTGAGTAGGGGCCAG GTTGTGCCTGGATATGGACATGGGGTTTTACGCCAGACAGATCCAAGATACACATGTCAGAGGGAGTTTGCTTTGAAGCATTTGCCTAATGATCCATATTTCCAGCTG GTGTCTAAAATAAAAGAGGTTGTGCCTCCCATTCTTACCAAGTTAGGCAAG GTTAAAAATCCATGGCCGAATGTTGATGCGCACAGTGGAGTGCTACTGAACTACTATGGTCTAACTGAGGAAAA CTATTATACTGTTCTCTTTGGTGTATCAAGGAGCTTTGGAGTTGGCCCTCAG TTGATATGGGATAGGGCTCTTGGAATGCCACTTGAAAGGCCCAAAAGTGTCACACTAGAGAAGCTCGAGCAATTGGTTGCCaaatcatcgtga
- the LOC100499624 gene encoding citrate synthase — MAFFRSVSALSRLRSRVGQQSNLANSVRWLQTPSSSNTDLYSELKELVPEYQERVKKLKKDHGSVELGKITVDMVLGGMRGMTALVWLGSAVDPDEGIRFRGMSIPECQKKLPGAFTGGEPLPEAVLWLLLTGKIPSKAQVDSLSKELRSRATIPDYAYKAIDALPVSAHPMTQFTTGVMALQVQSEFQKAYEGGIAKARYWEPTYEDTMNLIARLPAIAAYIYRRKYKDGKIIPLDDSLDYGANYAHMLGFDDPEMLEFMRLYISIHSDHEGGNVSSHTAHLVASPLSDPYLAFAAALNGLAGPLHGLANQEVLRWIRSIVAEFGTPNISTEQLADYINKTLSRGQVVPGYGHGVLRQTDPRYTCQREFALKHLPNDPYFQLVSKIKEVVPPILTKLGKVKNPWPNVDAHSGVLLNYYGLTEENYYTVLFGVSRSFGVGPQLIWDRALGMPLERPKSVTLEKLEQLVAKSS; from the exons ATGGCGTTCTTCAGAAGCGTTTCTGCACTTTCTCGACTTCGCTCTCGCGTG GGCCAGCAATCTAATCTTGCGAATTCAGTTAGATGGCTCCAAACTCCGAGCTCCAGTAACACT gATCTTTATTCTGAGTTGAAGGAACTAGTTCCAGAGTATCAG GAACGTGTTAAGAAGCTGAAGAAAGATCATGGAAGTGTTGAATTGGGAAAAATTACTGTTGATATG GTACTTGGTGGAATGAGAGGAATGACAGCTTTAGTATGGCTAGGCTCAGCTGTTGACCCGGATGAG GGAATTCGCTTTAGGGGCATGTCAATTCCTGAATGCCAGAAAAAGCTTCCAGGTGCTTTTACTGGTGGGGAGCCTTTACCTGAGGCTGTACTGTGGCTTCTATTGACAGGAAAG ATACCAAGCAAAGCGCAAGTTGACTCATTATCCAAGGAATTGCGAAGTCGTGCAACTATCCCag ATTATGCTTATAAGGCAATTGATGCATTGCCTGTTTCTGCTCATCCAATGACTCAATTCACAACTGGTGTCATGGCCCTTCAG GTGCAGAGTGAGTTTCAGAAGGCATATGAGGGTGGGATAGCTAAGGCAAG GTATTGGGAGCCAACTTATGAGGATACAATGAATCTAATTGCTCGTTTGCCAGCCATTGCTGCTTATATTTATCGACG GAAATACAAGGATGGAAAAATCATACCGTTGGATGATTCTTTGGATTATGGTGCAAACTATGCTCACATGTTAGGGTTTGATGATCCGGAAATGCTGGAGTTTATGAGGCTGTATATTTCCATCCACAG TGATCACGAAGGTGGCAATGTTAGTTCACACACAGCCCACCTA GTTGCTAGTCCGCTATCAGATCCTTATCTTGCATTTGCAGCTGCTTTGAATGGGTTAGCTGGGCCCCTGCATGGTTTGGCCAATCag GAGGTTCTACGATGGATCAGATCAATAGTTGCAGAGTTTGGAACTCCTAACATAAGTACAGAACAATTGGCTGACTACATTAATAAAACTTTGAGTAGGGGCCAG GTTGTGCCTGGATATGGACATGGGGTTTTACGCCAGACAGATCCAAGATACACATGTCAGAGGGAGTTTGCTTTGAAGCATTTGCCTAATGATCCATATTTCCAGCTG GTGTCTAAAATAAAAGAGGTTGTGCCTCCCATTCTTACCAAGTTAGGCAAG GTTAAAAATCCATGGCCGAATGTTGATGCGCACAGTGGAGTGCTACTGAACTACTATGGTCTAACTGAGGAAAA CTATTATACTGTTCTCTTTGGTGTATCAAGGAGCTTTGGAGTTGGCCCTCAG TTGATATGGGATAGGGCTCTTGGAATGCCACTTGAAAGGCCCAAAAGTGTCACACTAGAGAAGCTCGAGCAATTGGTTGCCaaatcatcgtga